The genomic region ACTAGACCTCATAAGGAATCatttggctggtggatcattctcagcactgcagtaacactgacgtggtgggggtctgttagcgtgtgttgcgctggtctgagtggattagacacatTTCAGAATTggacacataaacacaaaccacaGACTCTAAAAGTAATGACAACTTCAGACGGTTTACAGAGCTGCTCTACACTTTTACCATAGCAGCAGTTTGGTAGTAATGCTGTAATATCAGTGTCACAGGCTTAATTCATtaagaaattaattaatttgatctctttttctctcttctccctaAACTGACCACAGAGAAGTCTCGCTATGACACGTCACTCAATCTCACCACCAAGCGCTTTCTGGACCTGCTGGCCCAGTCTTCTGACGGGGTGGTGGACCTGAACTGGGCTTCGCAAGTACTGGAAGTCCAGAAACGTCGTATCTATGACATCACTAACGTCCTGGAGGGCATCCACCTGATCTCCAAGAAGTCAAAGAACCACATTCAGTGGCTGTGAGTGACGTCCGTCTGCATTCTCAGCGGTTCTGTTCAGTCATGGCTCTTTACCAGCTGCGTTATAAAACCGGTGTGGTTCAGTTTGATTGTACTGGTTTAGTATAATTCAGGTCTCCATTCAGTTCTAGCTTCACCTCAGTTTAGTATGGTTCGATTATTATGGTGCACTTCTGAATTATCTTTAAAAATATCCAGGAATCTGGGGCCAAACGTGGttcttcagccttcagcctcacAAAATATCACTCCACTTCTTTGAAAACAAAAAGTTCTTCTTCCTTTTTACTGACTGAGTTTTTTTACCCGCAAAAACACCCTGAGGGGATTAAATAGGTTTGCTTACAATTTGACTTTTGCCCAAAGCAGACAAAGCAGTGTAGCTCAGAGATCAGAGTAAGATCACTTAAAAATAGGAATGTAACAATTTACAGAATTCATCACTCGCTTTACAGCAATACAGGGACCTTTTGATATCATACGTTTTATAATAAGGCAAAAATAAGGAGTGGTGAAGAAAGTTGTTGTTGATATGTTAATGTTTCAGTCGTCAGCTTATTAAAGCGTTCAGTACACTTATACAcaaggaaagaggaagagaaaaaggcaaagaagaggagaaaaaaaggaacagcaaagaaaataaagggaaagGGAATAAAgcgaaaagaaagaaagcagtcAAGAGAaaattctaagaaaaaaaaaggaggaaaaagatggagaatcaattttaaaaagttattaaaatagattGCACACAACCCACCCCATGTATTAACCGCATTAcaagaagaaacagaaagaaaatgaaagaaggcACCagtaaaagaaatgaagaaagaagaggaggagtTTCAAAGCTTGAAATGCCGCCCTGGTGTGTCTTTGTTTCAAAGccatttttctctgttctcgTTTCAGTGGGAACCGTATTGACGGCGCGTCGGTGGCGCGGAATCAGGAGCTGCAGAGGGAAGTGTCTGAACTGTCTGAGGCTGAAGATAAACTGGATGAACTCATCAGCAAGTGCAACCTGCAGCTCAGGCTCCTCACTGAGGACTCCAACAACAAGAAATATCCTTTCTGGATGTGAgtgcgtgtttgtgtggggTGGTTGAGAAGCCCGTAAAGTCTCGAAGTCTCTTTGTGCGCTATTGTCTTTAACACAAAGCCACGCTGGGCTACGTGAGGTGTCAGGACCTGCGGAACACGGTGGACCCTCCGGATCAAATCGTCATGGTGATCAGGGCCCCTCCGGAGACGCAGATGACCGTCTCAGAGCCCAGTCAGGTATTTAGAAAGCACTTTTAGTTTGTAATAATTCTAATACTTGAGTTTGCTCGTTATGTTGGTATTGGCCTCCTTAGTGAGGATCCAGAAACCTTTTATGAACCATTTAGACGCCATCAGAATCAGAGTTAAaggcatttatcacttcaaactaaacattttattaaaaacaggaGAATTTACTGAACAGTGGACGTCAAATTATGCTGTAAAAAGATCATGTGAACGCAGCCACACTCCCCCCTACAATTTCACAGCATTGCTCCTTTTGTTTGAAAGactaaagaagagaaaagaaagaaagaaatgttcgAGGCAGTGCTAAGTTAGAGCAAACAACACGAACACAAAGAGAAGTGGGTGTTAAAGCTGCGCTGTAAGATTTGGACATTTGGAGATGTGTCATTACATGCAACATACAAAAGACCATTTTGTAACTTGGGTTGTGCCAGAGCCGTTTTAAGGGGggcctggcctcttcctatttccctcgttatgtcaaaaacaggactgcctGGTACTCAGTGAAAGCAGGTACCCAATGAAAGAGcaaaaatggctaaaaatgaaaacttaaaatagtttttaatcacttgccctgtgctgtgctgctctgtggtcacaatgtatgtgtgtgtgtgtgtgtgtgtgtgtgtgtgtgtgtgtgtgtgtgtgtgtgtatatatatatttatatttatatatctctccatttttgttgtttttcagtttttttacataatttgaaagtacccatTTTcctatacattgtgtgtacatttcatgatgaaaggaccaacaaAAATGACCCAGAATTCCTTGGAAAAAAGATTTGGCTCCACTGACtccgtttttttccttcttatatacacacaaagcAACAGCCTACCAGCACCTTTACAATCCTCCCGGATGCCacagcaacaacctagcaacacctgAACAACCATCTTCGATAACATGGCAACTGCTTGGGACCTAAACAGCTACAGCGTCTGTAGCAGTAATACATAAAGACGTTTTAAATGATCCAAAAACCTCTTGTGAAATCTTACAGCTGCAGCAGTTCATACACACATtatagcttgtttttttttgttctcgtAAGTGAAGCTGCGCcttcttttaacaaaaatccttacataatgtttttctttgtctgcCGTTTTAACAGTTGAATGGCATCGAGTTATATAAGCTGAGCGTCCTCTGTCACTCAATTAGCTGCCACAAAACTGAGTCATAAACAGAGATAATAGGCTAACTAATTGCTTTAGCTCATTTCTATAACATAAAAATTAGTATGAAACCCTGAAACTGCTTCCCCAGTGAGGTTTATGGTCACCCGTTTGAAGATTGCGATAAAAATTGAACTTAAATGTTGAATTTAAAGTTGAACCATTGGGATAGTGATGTGGTATAAACTTGGTTTTCCATTCATTAAACCAGCTAAACtattattacaaataaaaacgGCAATATTTCGATTGAAAAACATACTTCAAGtcatgaaatgtaaatgttattgttttaaagGATAGCACTGAGAATGAGCCTGTAAAGTGCTGTTTGGACCTATATTAGTTCTGTATCTTGCCTGGCTCTGCCCTGGTGCGTTATAAGCCTGCTTACTCAATCTGTATCGATTGTGCTGATCCTTTATTGCTTCCTTGGGTCCGCAGGGCTATCAGATCTCGCTGAAAAGCGCCAATGGCCCCATCGATGTCTTCCTGTGTCCAGAAGACAGCTCTGGGGTTTGTAGTCCTGTAACAGATTGTAGTCCTGCCAAGTCGTCCAGTCACAGCCCTCTTCAGACTACCTCAACCGGACAGGAAGCAGCGTCAACTCCATCGACTCTTCCAAGTGCCTCGCCGCTTCCTCTGGGTAACGAGTCTGGTGAGTGGATTACAGCGGCATAATCTGCCTTCGCAAAAAGAGCTTAAACAACGTGACTTTCGCTTTAGGCCACGTTTACACTGTAAGCTTTATTGCTCAGTTCcaggtgtttgtgtttgtaagtgacCCGTGTCATTAGTGGGACTGGGAGGATCTGCATGAGCACATTTTATCAGCCACTGCCCACACCGGTAATGACCACAGGCATGTGCACATGCACAGTGAAGCATCAAGACGGGGACGAAATATTGTCAAAGTGACAACTTGTTAACTCTCTCATCACaattttacttatttgtttaatttttttggcCAACCCCGTATTTCAGTCCTGGCCAACAGCCAGGTGGGACGTATCCACAGAAACCAGCCATACATAAAACACTAAGTTGCACCATTAACAACCTAAACACATCATTCAGTTAAGCAAGAACAAGGATCTAAACTTTAGGACATCCGTGATTCCATGTAGGGGTTGCCTTGCTGGTTTTTGTGGATGATCGTTTCAGGTAGAAAATAttgttcatcattaaatttgaACACAGTGCAGAAGAGAGCTGGAGTTctcaaattatgcaaataattaaaaaaacgaCAAAAGCAGGGATACAAGATATTTGtgtgacagcaacaatataaatatatgcacatctgtaatgtttttgtgtattttattacttttctacgtcatttgagcacagcagctacTCTTTACATGGCAAATTCACAGTGAGTGACCCACAGTGCCACAGTGTCACTCTACTCAACGCTCCGATGGAAAATCTCAGTTtgcatgctcactacaagtaatcagatccaaagtGACATGCATgcatggagaaccacttagtgtagacgttaccatgacaacaagcatcacgtgagtccagtcagagtgagatgagcagcagtgagcagtgcttctgttttttaactgctttaaaatgatgtcaggctcaggaaaacgtccttcacgtgtcctttattaaagaaggccgagaggaagacgtcgtgttctgagacgcatgagctggacgtccgtcccaccgccgtcttttaaagatcggAGCATAAACTTTGTTCCAGTTTCCAGACCAGTTTCTTCTCCCACCATGATGAACGTTATAATCTTTGGCTAAGACGTGACGAACATGTgcagaacgtacttaaactttccgactgggaatgtaatcggattcaggtgtttacatggttattattcttctatttaacagattgtttacaggattacccacctcgttcaatcggatagaaactgtatccCACATGGCCTCCATCTGGCTAGTCTACTctacatgtaaacattgttagtCACTCATATCTATCATACTATGTCAGGGTGTTTTCCTGAGTATatcatggatatcatcagtatttCTAAAACACTGCGCAACTGAACGTAGCATGAGTCGTCCTCAttaatgtttgaaaatgttttgaaagtATGTTGATGTATTTTTGCCAATGTATCCGTGTTCGTCAACAAAAACACCGCCCATAACCTCAAAGGactttctctgcttctttcacatacacatgcactaaCTCTTGTTCTTGTTCCCTGACTTTCCCTCAGAGTCGTTCCTGGACACGTTTTCTGATATTTGTGAGATGCCTGATTTCGATCTCCCTGTGCTGGGCTCGTCGGACTTCCTGCTGGAGCGCCCCGTCTCCAGCGGTGCGGTCGGGGAAGCTTTCGGCCTGCCGATAGACAGCTTCATCAGCTTATCTCCGCCCCACAGCCCCGACTACCACTTCGGGTTAGAGGAGCACGAGGGCATCAGCGAACTGTTTGACTGCGACTTCACTGACCTGGGCCCGCTGGAATTCTGAGAGAAGGAGCGAGAAGGGccgaaagagagagatggtgcAGATAAACTGTGGCTTTGTTGTGCGCTAGAGTGCACTTGCTCTCTTTACTTAAGCACTTGCGTCCTTGTGGATGCCTCAGGCGCTCTGTACAAGTAGGGCTGCACCATATAGATGAGATTCTGTATTGCGATTATATCACGATCATGATGTAACATGAGCAAAAGGATTTGCACTTGATTTATCACATGAATACATACCGTTCATCAATATACACACAGTAGATCATAGGGCGGAATGGTTTATCGTTTTTATGtcaaaatcacaatttgaaagtgcagtttttcaaattttcatgagctgcagtttaaaaaaacCAAGACATCTGATATCATTCAGAGTTGTCTTAGCACGTTTTAAGTGCTTTGGACTTAACAATGGGAAAATGAATGCACTGGTCTTCTTGGGGGAAAAAGGCCTGGAGcttaacttaaaaataaaaataatcgcGTTTGAATTGAATTGCAGGATTAATCGGAAACATCATAATGAGATGTTCCATAAGACGTCCAGCCCTTATAACTTGCTCGGCACTGTGATTCGTCAGGGTGCTGACATCACACAGCTTATTTGTGTCCTGCAGCCTTCTGCACCTTCAATACCGCGATTGCTTTTAAGTTCTATATCATGCAGCCCTGTTTACAAGCCACGCGCAGTGCCTCTCTCTCCGTGAAGAGAAACAAGTGCGGCGGCTTTAACGCACCTGCTTCATCATGTTATAAGGGCTACTGCCATAAACACGTTTTATCAGCACTTGGGTCGTCTTAAAGCTCCAGTTTCTTTAGAAGCTTTAGATGGCCGCTTAATTTATTTATAGAAAACTataatctcttttttttttctctctctctttttaaatTGTTGGAATTTTAATGTGGGTGTAAAGTCGAGGGATTTTGTGCTACGTTGTATATTTGAATCGTAACTGACGAGGTCTGGTGGGATTGTGCGCTCAGGAGAGTAGAGAATACAGAGTAGACCACTTGTACGTTCAGGAATTCAGGAGGGTGGTTTGTGTTTAGATCTGCGTTCGTGTGTGTACAGCATGTCTGTGGGGGGCCTTGGTTGGGTGTTCATAACGCTGGATAATCAGTTGTAgtccttttttttaatgctgcagCAAAAAGAACTACAAGTTCCAGGTTATCGCTGGCAAGGTTAGCGGATGTCTTTACATGGTCACCGTCACATTTCTCCACGCCCAGTATTCACTGAGGGAACGtgtggttgtttttttatttttcctttttctttcccttttttttaaacGTCTGCAATCTTTCAGGCTACAAACTCTGCACACTGGAAGGTCTGATCTCCAGTTTGCCATCATCACAATGTTCTGTCTtgcttttttttagaaatgacGGACGTGTTGGTTCTGGGTTTTGTGGTTTTTGGCTTGTCTGCGTTTTTCGTTTTTATGGCCAGCGTGCTGTCGAAGTTAGCGCTCTACTAATATATTGCACCATACAAACTGATGTGGGTGGtcataacccccccccccccccactttaATCTCTCACAAATACCGTTTTGAATTATAATTCAAAACcttgtttgttttgtacagtcttggaaaaaaagaattttattattgctttatatttattggattgtttctgtttgttttcggGTACCGCAGTTGTTTCGACAGGAGCTCTTTTTCAAGAATGTCTCACGTTTGAGACCAGAAAGGCGATTTTTGTGTTCGGACTGTTTTTCCTAGTTTCTTTTCACAAGCTGAATAGGTTCAAGTGTAATTATATGTGCTAGATCTTATATATCTCCTCTACGCCAAACTAATCGTACCTCCGGCTTCTCTGAAGACGTTGTAGAAAGCTACTATTCTCCTGGTTTATATACACAAATGGATTTTTAGGTTTGCGACAACCAACAAGGCCTGTTGGCTCATGCGTTCATTGAACAGATCAAGGGTCATTTCTACAAAATCGGACATTTTCAGTGTCCAGTTCCAAAACAAACAGTGGctttaaaagcaaaaacacacttgtAACCAGTTTTGATGCTTCACGGCTGGTTTCACAGACGTGGATGAAGCCTAGTCTAGTCTAAACTCCATTGCGAACGGTGACTTGCCATTGAAAGTTCTAGTATTAGGCTTAAGCTGGGTCTGTGAGGATAGCCCTTAGTCTCCAGCTCCTTGTAGACACGTAAATTATGTTGTCCAGTAGAGATTCTGAGCTACGTTAGAATTTGTAATAAGCTATTTACTTCGTACGCGAGTATGAAGTGACCGTGTGCGAGGGACCCGCCTGTATGTAAATTAGTCTGGGCCCTGAACCCCTGAATTGTTCTTTTGGAAGGCAGCTTATgaacagttgtgtgcaaaagtttgggcgccccagGCCAAACGACATGCTTTGCTGAAGTGAAGACGCTTAAAAATGACACGTTTCTGCAAATTGTACTGCACAGTTTCTGTGTGCTGAGTTCAACATATTGGACGAGTCTCGTACGGGTCACGTTTTAccctttattttttcccaatatgctcagtcagcacataaacagtttagttgtatattaaaatgtgctcCCCGTAGTAGTTTGGCCGgaggcgcccaaacttttgcctacaCCTGGATGTatttgtgtgcgtgtgcttGAGTGAGAGTGACTGTTGTA from Pygocentrus nattereri isolate fPygNat1 chromosome 9, fPygNat1.pri, whole genome shotgun sequence harbors:
- the e2f1 gene encoding transcription factor E2F1, coding for MAETFISGHTSEDLLADFESLLNSGSIDLSAEHQIVIISTPSSVDLHPAAAHPAGGDILLFATPSTTPAPVQETRRPALGRPPVKRKLDLDSDHQYLSSNGPPSQTPAPPATPAPREKSRYDTSLNLTTKRFLDLLAQSSDGVVDLNWASQVLEVQKRRIYDITNVLEGIHLISKKSKNHIQWLGNRIDGASVARNQELQREVSELSEAEDKLDELISKCNLQLRLLTEDSNNKKLGYVRCQDLRNTVDPPDQIVMVIRAPPETQMTVSEPSQGYQISLKSANGPIDVFLCPEDSSGVCSPVTDCSPAKSSSHSPLQTTSTGQEAASTPSTLPSASPLPLGNESESFLDTFSDICEMPDFDLPVLGSSDFLLERPVSSGAVGEAFGLPIDSFISLSPPHSPDYHFGLEEHEGISELFDCDFTDLGPLEF